Proteins encoded in a region of the Sphingomonas sp. HMP9 genome:
- the recN gene encoding DNA repair protein RecN has protein sequence MLTDLSIRDVVLIEALDLGFGEGLGVLTGETGAGKSILLDALGLALGGRGDSGLVRHGAAQAVVTATFDAPAPESPLALLFDENGLEIERGEPLIVRRIVKADGGSRGFVNDQPASAGLLREMAPHLVEIHGQHDERGLLNARGHRALLDIFGRTEPGATGKAYAGFRAAEAELAAARADIETAARDREWLEHTVAELTALAPVAGEEETLADTRRSMQRAEKIADDLAAIDDFLEGKDGGMAKLRQAARVLERIAEDHVALGNALAAVDRAVIEASVAEESLRDARADMAYDPRALEDDEARLFELRAMARKHRVQPDDLAALADEMRARLERLDAGEGGIAKIEARVASARKAFDTASDALTKRRLAAAKRLDVAVAGELAPLKLDAARFQTVVAPLGEEGWSAAGKDRVEFEISTNPGAPFAALTKIASGGELSRFILALKVALAEEGGASTMVFDEIDRGVGGAVASAIGERLARLALSTQLLVVTHSPQVAARGAKHLLIAKSSDGTVTRTGVRALSEDERREEIARMLSGATITDEARAQAERLLERA, from the coding sequence ATGTTGACAGACCTTTCCATTCGCGACGTGGTGCTGATCGAGGCGCTGGATCTGGGATTCGGCGAGGGATTGGGCGTGCTGACCGGCGAGACCGGGGCGGGCAAGTCGATCCTGCTCGATGCGCTGGGGCTGGCGCTGGGCGGGCGCGGTGACAGCGGTCTGGTGCGGCATGGTGCCGCGCAGGCGGTGGTGACCGCGACGTTTGACGCCCCTGCCCCCGAATCACCGCTCGCGCTGTTGTTCGACGAGAACGGGCTCGAGATCGAGCGCGGCGAGCCGCTGATCGTGCGGCGGATCGTCAAGGCGGATGGCGGCAGCCGCGGCTTCGTCAACGACCAGCCGGCGTCGGCGGGGCTGCTGCGCGAGATGGCGCCGCATCTGGTCGAGATCCACGGCCAGCATGACGAGCGCGGGCTGCTCAACGCGCGTGGTCATAGGGCCTTGCTCGACATCTTCGGACGGACCGAGCCGGGGGCTACGGGGAAGGCCTATGCCGGGTTTCGGGCGGCCGAGGCGGAACTCGCGGCGGCGCGGGCGGATATCGAGACGGCGGCGCGCGATCGCGAGTGGCTGGAGCATACGGTCGCCGAGCTGACGGCGCTGGCGCCAGTTGCCGGTGAGGAAGAGACGCTGGCGGATACGCGGCGGTCGATGCAGCGCGCGGAGAAGATCGCCGACGATCTGGCCGCGATCGACGATTTTCTCGAGGGCAAGGACGGCGGCATGGCGAAGCTGCGCCAGGCCGCGCGCGTGCTGGAGCGGATCGCGGAGGATCATGTCGCGCTGGGCAATGCGCTCGCCGCGGTCGATCGCGCGGTGATCGAGGCATCGGTGGCCGAGGAGAGCCTGCGCGATGCGCGCGCCGACATGGCCTATGATCCGCGCGCGCTGGAGGATGACGAGGCGCGGCTGTTCGAGCTGCGGGCGATGGCGCGCAAGCACCGTGTGCAGCCGGACGACCTCGCCGCGCTGGCGGACGAGATGCGCGCGCGGCTCGAGCGGCTCGATGCAGGCGAAGGCGGGATTGCAAAGATTGAGGCGCGCGTGGCCTCTGCTCGGAAGGCGTTTGATACCGCGTCCGATGCGTTGACGAAGCGGCGGTTGGCAGCGGCAAAGCGGCTCGATGTCGCGGTGGCGGGCGAGCTGGCGCCGTTGAAGCTGGATGCGGCGCGGTTCCAGACGGTGGTGGCGCCGCTTGGCGAAGAGGGCTGGTCGGCGGCGGGCAAGGACCGAGTCGAGTTCGAGATCTCGACCAATCCCGGTGCGCCGTTCGCCGCGCTCACCAAGATCGCGTCGGGCGGCGAGTTGTCGCGCTTCATCCTCGCGTTGAAAGTGGCGCTAGCCGAGGAGGGCGGCGCGTCGACGATGGTGTTCGACGAGATCGACCGCGGCGTCGGCGGCGCGGTGGCCAGCGCGATCGGCGAGCGACTCGCGCGGCTGGCGCTCAGCACGCAGCTGCTGGTAGTGACGCACAGCCCGCAGGTTGCGGCGCGCGGCGCGAAGCACCTGCTGATCGCCAAGAGCAGCGACGGGACGGTCACGCGGACGGGCGTGCGGGCCTTGTCGGAGGATGAGCGGCGCGAGGAGATCGCCCGGATGCTGTCGGGCGCGACGATTACCGACGAGGCCAGGGCGCAGGCGGAGCGGTTGTTGGAGCGGGCTTAG
- a CDS encoding SDR family oxidoreductase: MTDTNRRDLFKGAAVTGLAAAAAPAFAQGQAPLADPQTRFVSTPFPEQRQKWPALQRDMRPVPDCGEASYRGSGRLAGRKALVTGGDSGIGRAAVIAFAREGADVAINYYPTEEPDAQDVAKLLRAEGRKVVLIPGDLTDAKFCTDLIARANRELGGLDILVNNAAYQQSKASIAEISFEQFDRTMKTNVYAMFHLCKAAIPLMKPGASIINTGSVNSVDPGEELLDYATTKGAILIFTKGLAKQLGKKGIRVNMIAPGPVWTPLQVAGGQLPGKMAEFGQDTPLGRAGQPAELASLFVTLAETGTSFTSGSAFAATGGSGVL; encoded by the coding sequence ATGACCGACACCAATCGTCGCGACCTCTTCAAGGGCGCCGCCGTCACCGGCCTCGCCGCCGCTGCCGCACCCGCGTTCGCGCAAGGCCAGGCGCCGCTCGCCGATCCGCAAACGCGCTTCGTCTCGACGCCCTTCCCCGAGCAGCGCCAGAAATGGCCCGCACTCCAGCGCGACATGCGCCCCGTCCCCGATTGCGGCGAGGCGAGCTATCGCGGCTCGGGGCGGCTTGCGGGCCGCAAGGCGCTCGTCACCGGGGGCGATTCGGGGATCGGTCGCGCCGCGGTCATCGCGTTCGCGCGCGAAGGCGCCGACGTCGCGATCAATTACTACCCGACCGAGGAACCCGACGCGCAGGACGTCGCCAAGCTGCTCCGCGCCGAGGGACGGAAAGTCGTGCTCATCCCCGGCGACCTGACCGACGCGAAATTCTGCACCGACCTGATCGCGCGCGCCAACCGCGAACTCGGCGGGCTAGACATCCTGGTCAACAACGCCGCGTATCAGCAGTCGAAAGCGTCGATCGCCGAGATCAGCTTCGAGCAGTTCGACCGGACGATGAAGACCAACGTCTATGCGATGTTCCACCTGTGCAAGGCGGCGATCCCGCTGATGAAGCCGGGCGCGTCGATCATCAACACGGGGTCGGTCAACTCGGTCGATCCGGGCGAGGAACTGCTCGATTACGCGACCACGAAGGGGGCGATCCTGATCTTCACCAAGGGGCTCGCCAAGCAGCTCGGCAAGAAGGGCATCCGCGTCAACATGATCGCGCCAGGCCCGGTCTGGACGCCGCTCCAGGTCGCGGGCGGCCAGCTGCCGGGCAAGATGGCCGAGTTCGGCCAAGATACGCCGCTCGGCCGCGCCGGCCAGCCCGCCGAACTCGCGTCGCTGTTCGTCACACTGGCCGAGACGGGCACGAGCTTCACCAGCGGCAGCGCGTTCGCGGCGACCGGCGGCAGCGGCGTTCTATAA
- a CDS encoding class I mannose-6-phosphate isomerase yields MPATLLHTHRVEKPWGRDTLWPGFEDPAAGTPPIGEVWFQEPGNTTPDLLIKYLFTNEKLSVQVHPNDEQAHARGLPRGKDECWTILAAEPTSTIAVGTKQPISKDDLRASATDGTIEDKLDWKPVKAGDFMYCASDTIHAIGGGVTVIEVQQNSETTYRLYDYGSDRELHLKDGIDVADPTPYVPVAPPIEIETGRTIMVEGPKFVLERWKGGDHVVNLPEGTTGWVIPITGSGDVAGVAFKAGECATMTGSETVSTSPDADVLFAYPLAKRI; encoded by the coding sequence ATGCCCGCCACCCTGCTGCACACCCACCGCGTCGAAAAGCCCTGGGGTCGCGACACGCTCTGGCCCGGTTTCGAGGATCCCGCCGCCGGCACGCCACCGATCGGCGAAGTCTGGTTCCAGGAGCCCGGCAACACCACGCCCGACCTGCTGATCAAATATCTGTTCACCAACGAGAAGCTCTCGGTCCAGGTCCACCCGAACGATGAGCAGGCGCATGCCCGCGGCCTGCCGCGCGGCAAGGACGAGTGCTGGACGATCCTCGCTGCCGAGCCGACCTCGACGATCGCCGTGGGCACGAAGCAGCCGATCTCGAAGGACGACCTGCGCGCATCGGCGACCGATGGCACGATCGAGGACAAGCTCGACTGGAAGCCGGTCAAGGCAGGCGACTTCATGTATTGCGCGTCGGACACGATCCACGCGATCGGCGGCGGCGTGACGGTGATCGAGGTCCAGCAGAACTCGGAAACCACCTACCGCCTCTACGACTATGGCAGCGACCGCGAGCTTCACCTGAAGGACGGCATCGACGTCGCCGATCCGACGCCCTACGTCCCCGTCGCGCCGCCGATCGAAATCGAGACTGGCCGCACGATCATGGTCGAGGGCCCTAAATTCGTGCTCGAACGCTGGAAGGGCGGCGACCACGTCGTCAACCTGCCCGAAGGCACGACGGGCTGGGTGATCCCGATCACCGGCTCGGGTGACGTCGCCGGCGTCGCGTTCAAGGCCGGCGAGTGCGCGACGATGACGGGCAGCGAGACGGTCTCGACAAGCCCTGACGCGGACGTGCTGTTCGCCTATCCCCTGGCAAAGCGGATCTGA
- a CDS encoding glycosyltransferase has protein sequence MLRILTLSTLFPDATRPNFGVFVERQTLGLAGHPKIALQAVAPIGLPPGPLRRLGHYATLAKLPTHERWKGIEVHRPRFTVRPFLQGRHHAAALERALVPLLDTIRESFAFDVIDASFFFPDGPAAVALGKRYDVPVAIKARGSDIHHWGNAPGTAGQVRNAGRNAAGMLAVSAAMKADMVAMGLPAERIRVHHTGVDQDRFHPVDRAAAKAALGVAGPLVVSVGALIPRKGHDIVIDAVAALPGVTLLIAGEGPARSKLEARIAQLGIADRVRLLGAVPHADIPSLIATADVTALASRSEGLANAWVESLACGTPVVITDAGGAHDVVTSPAAGRITIADPLAFAAAIGALLADPPSPRATRATVASFTWEANTAALYEHLATLAADHR, from the coding sequence ATGCTCCGCATCTTAACCCTCTCCACGCTGTTCCCGGATGCGACCCGCCCGAATTTCGGCGTCTTCGTCGAGCGGCAGACGCTCGGCCTCGCCGGACACCCGAAAATAGCCTTGCAAGCGGTAGCCCCGATCGGCCTCCCCCCAGGGCCGCTCCGCCGGCTCGGCCATTACGCAACCCTCGCCAAGCTCCCGACGCATGAACGGTGGAAGGGCATCGAAGTCCACCGCCCGCGCTTCACCGTCCGACCGTTCCTCCAGGGCCGCCACCACGCCGCCGCCTTGGAGCGCGCACTCGTCCCGCTGCTCGACACGATCCGCGAGAGCTTCGCGTTCGATGTGATCGACGCATCGTTCTTCTTCCCCGACGGCCCAGCCGCGGTCGCGCTCGGCAAACGCTACGACGTCCCCGTCGCGATCAAGGCGCGCGGCTCCGACATCCACCATTGGGGCAACGCGCCCGGCACCGCAGGTCAGGTCCGCAACGCAGGCCGCAACGCCGCGGGTATGCTCGCGGTCAGCGCCGCTATGAAGGCGGACATGGTCGCGATGGGCTTGCCCGCCGAGCGCATCCGCGTCCATCACACCGGCGTCGACCAGGATCGCTTCCACCCCGTCGACCGCGCCGCCGCCAAGGCAGCCCTTGGCGTCGCAGGCCCGCTGGTCGTCTCGGTCGGTGCACTGATTCCCCGCAAGGGCCACGATATCGTCATCGACGCGGTTGCGGCGCTTCCCGGCGTCACGCTGCTCATCGCAGGGGAGGGCCCCGCGCGGTCGAAACTGGAAGCACGGATCGCACAACTGGGCATCGCCGATCGCGTCCGCCTGCTCGGCGCCGTGCCGCACGCCGACATCCCGAGCCTGATCGCAACCGCTGACGTCACCGCGCTCGCGTCGCGTTCGGAAGGGCTCGCCAATGCCTGGGTCGAATCGCTCGCCTGCGGCACGCCGGTCGTCATCACCGACGCGGGCGGCGCGCACGACGTGGTCACCAGCCCCGCGGCGGGGCGCATCACGATCGCCGACCCGCTGGCATTCGCCGCGGCGATCGGCGCGCTCCTGGCCGACCCGCCATCGCCCCGGGCGACACGCGCCACGGTGGCCAGTTTCACCTGGGAAGCCAACACCGCCGCGCTCTACGAGCACCTCGCGACGCTAGCCGCAGATCACCGCTGA
- the ligA gene encoding NAD-dependent DNA ligase LigA, with amino-acid sequence MPDLPATETEAATELGALAAQIAYHNARYHTDDAPEISDAEYDALVRRNAAIEAAFPAAVRSDSPSRTVGAAPAGHLAKVAHAKAMMSLDNAFADEEVEEFVARVRRFLKLADDAPVALTAEPKIDGLSCSLRYEEGRLVQALTRGDGQVGEDVTANVRTISDIPETLFSREGGSPDWAPAFAGEHSKGGIPAIFEVRGEVYMAKDDFAALNARLLAEAEETGKEARQFANPRNAAAGSLRQKDASVTASRTLRFLAHGWGEASVVPGETQAAVVDTLRGWGFPIADGFARVEGTAAALDVYRRIEAQRADLPFDIDGVVYKVDRLDWQARLGQVAKAPRWAIAHKFPAERAQTLLERIDIQVGRTGAMTPVARLSPVTVGGVVVTNATLHNADEIERLGVRPGDRVLVQRAGDVIPQIVENLTPNAERAAYVFPHSCPECGSAAEREEGEVVYRCTGGLICPAQRVERLIHFASRHAFDIGGLGQTLIEAFFRDGLIESPADIFRLTEEQLAARKKDGRVWAAKVIAAIATKRTIPLDRFLFSLGIRHVGEITARDLARRYVSARALGTVLRHAVFLRGQIEPVIGEPERKFVLRRDKLLVGAIETAGIGPEVASALVGFCAEPHNRRVVFDLLREVEPADVVHETRESPVTGQILVFTGSLETLSRDEAKAQAEALGARVAASVSSKTGLVIAGPGAGSKLKKATDLGIRVITEAEWAEIVASS; translated from the coding sequence ATGCCTGACCTTCCCGCGACCGAGACCGAAGCCGCCACCGAACTGGGGGCGCTCGCCGCGCAGATCGCGTATCACAACGCGCGCTATCACACCGACGACGCGCCCGAGATCAGCGACGCCGAGTATGACGCGCTGGTGCGGCGCAATGCGGCGATCGAGGCGGCATTTCCGGCGGCGGTGCGAAGCGATTCGCCGAGCCGGACGGTAGGGGCGGCGCCTGCCGGGCATCTGGCGAAGGTCGCGCATGCCAAGGCGATGATGAGCCTCGACAATGCGTTTGCGGACGAGGAGGTCGAGGAGTTCGTCGCGCGCGTGCGCCGGTTCCTGAAGCTGGCGGACGACGCGCCGGTGGCGTTGACCGCGGAGCCGAAGATCGACGGGCTGTCGTGTTCGCTGCGGTATGAAGAGGGGCGGCTGGTGCAGGCGCTTACGCGGGGTGACGGGCAGGTCGGCGAGGACGTGACGGCGAATGTCCGCACCATCAGCGACATCCCTGAAACCTTGTTCTCCCGCGAAGGCGGGAGCCCAGACTGGGCTCCCGCCTTCGCGGGAGAACATAGTAAGGGAGGAATCCCCGCGATCTTCGAGGTTCGCGGCGAGGTTTACATGGCGAAGGACGACTTCGCGGCGCTCAACGCGCGTCTGCTCGCCGAGGCCGAAGAAACGGGCAAGGAGGCGCGGCAATTCGCGAACCCGCGCAATGCCGCGGCCGGATCGTTGCGCCAGAAGGATGCGAGCGTCACCGCGAGCCGGACGCTCCGGTTCCTCGCGCATGGATGGGGCGAGGCGAGCGTGGTGCCGGGCGAGACCCAGGCGGCGGTGGTCGACACGCTGCGCGGCTGGGGCTTTCCGATCGCCGACGGGTTTGCGCGGGTCGAAGGGACGGCGGCGGCGCTCGACGTGTACCGCCGGATCGAGGCCCAGCGCGCCGACCTGCCCTTCGACATCGACGGCGTGGTCTACAAGGTCGATCGGCTCGACTGGCAGGCGCGGCTGGGTCAGGTGGCCAAGGCGCCGCGCTGGGCGATCGCGCACAAGTTTCCCGCCGAGCGCGCGCAGACTTTGCTCGAACGGATCGACATCCAGGTCGGGCGGACCGGCGCGATGACTCCGGTCGCGCGGCTGTCGCCCGTCACCGTCGGCGGCGTCGTGGTGACCAACGCGACGCTGCACAATGCCGACGAGATCGAGCGACTCGGCGTGCGACCGGGCGACCGGGTGCTGGTGCAGCGCGCCGGCGACGTGATCCCGCAGATCGTCGAAAATCTGACGCCGAACGCGGAGCGCGCTGCGTATGTCTTCCCGCATAGCTGCCCCGAATGCGGATCCGCCGCCGAGCGCGAGGAGGGCGAGGTCGTCTATCGCTGCACCGGCGGGCTGATCTGCCCGGCGCAGCGGGTCGAGCGGCTGATCCACTTCGCGTCGCGCCATGCGTTCGACATTGGCGGGCTCGGCCAGACGCTGATCGAGGCGTTCTTCCGCGACGGGCTGATCGAGTCACCCGCCGATATCTTCCGCCTGACCGAGGAGCAGCTCGCCGCGCGCAAGAAGGACGGGCGCGTGTGGGCGGCAAAGGTGATCGCGGCGATCGCGACCAAGCGGACGATCCCGCTCGACCGGTTCCTGTTCTCGCTCGGCATCCGCCACGTCGGCGAGATTACCGCGCGTGACCTTGCGCGACGCTATGTGTCGGCCCGTGCGCTCGGCACCGTGCTGCGTCACGCAGTGTTCCTGCGCGGGCAGATCGAGCCGGTGATCGGCGAACCCGAGCGGAAATTCGTGCTCCGCCGCGACAAGCTGCTGGTTGGCGCGATCGAGACTGCGGGGATCGGGCCCGAGGTGGCGAGTGCGCTCGTCGGCTTCTGCGCCGAGCCGCACAACCGCCGAGTCGTGTTCGACCTGTTGCGCGAAGTGGAGCCGGCGGACGTCGTGCACGAGACTCGCGAGTCGCCGGTGACGGGGCAGATCCTGGTCTTTACCGGCAGTCTCGAGACGCTGAGTCGCGACGAGGCGAAGGCGCAGGCGGAAGCGCTGGGCGCACGCGTCGCTGCGTCGGTGTCGAGCAAGACCGGCCTCGTCATCGCCGGCCCCGGCGCAGGGTCGAAGCTCAAGAAAGCCACCGATCTCGGTATCCGCGTGATTACCGAAGCCGAATGGGCCGAGATCGTCGCGAGCAGCTAG
- a CDS encoding outer membrane protein assembly factor BamD — MRITQSRALAVTLIAALALPMAGCAGGRAAKGDLPYVARDVGTLYSTAKQRLDQGRYKEAAQLFDEVERQHPYSIWARRAQIMSAFSYYLAKDYTASISSAQRFLAVHPGNRDAPYAYYLIALGYYEQITDVTRDQKITKQALDSLGELMRRYPNTRYASDARLKIDLVNDHLAGKEMEIGRFYETRGQWLAANGRFRTVIDKFQQTTHTPEALMRLTETYLQLGVPIEAEKAAAVLGRNYPGTDWYDHAYKLMQEHPVKPLAPLAPGEVPVPTGTAGAPATGPIEIPKVKGDSGGTGSGSVATPAPVGPGSATRTTPGT, encoded by the coding sequence ATGCGTATCACCCAGTCTCGTGCCCTCGCGGTCACGCTCATCGCCGCGCTTGCGCTCCCCATGGCCGGTTGTGCGGGTGGCCGCGCCGCCAAGGGCGACCTCCCCTATGTCGCGCGCGACGTGGGGACGCTGTACTCGACCGCCAAGCAGCGGCTCGACCAGGGACGGTACAAGGAAGCAGCCCAGCTGTTCGACGAGGTCGAGCGCCAGCATCCCTATTCGATCTGGGCGCGTCGTGCGCAGATCATGTCGGCCTTCAGCTATTACCTCGCCAAGGATTACACCGCGTCGATCAGCTCGGCGCAGCGCTTCCTGGCGGTGCATCCGGGCAACCGTGACGCGCCGTATGCCTATTACCTGATCGCGCTCGGCTATTACGAGCAGATCACCGACGTGACGCGCGACCAGAAGATCACCAAGCAGGCGCTCGATTCGCTCGGCGAACTGATGCGGCGCTATCCGAACACGCGCTATGCGTCGGACGCGCGGCTGAAGATCGATCTGGTCAACGACCATCTCGCGGGCAAGGAAATGGAGATCGGCCGCTTCTACGAGACGCGCGGCCAGTGGCTCGCGGCGAACGGCCGGTTCCGCACCGTGATCGACAAGTTCCAGCAGACCACGCACACGCCCGAGGCGCTGATGCGGCTGACCGAGACGTATCTGCAGCTCGGCGTGCCGATCGAGGCCGAAAAGGCCGCGGCGGTGCTGGGGCGCAACTATCCCGGCACCGACTGGTACGACCATGCCTACAAGCTGATGCAGGAGCATCCGGTGAAGCCGCTTGCGCCGCTGGCACCGGGCGAGGTTCCGGTACCGACCGGCACCGCAGGAGCGCCGGCGACCGGCCCGATCGAAATTCCCAAGGTCAAGGGCGACTCCGGCGGCACGGGCTCGGGTAGCGTCGCGACGCCAGCGCCGGTCGGTCCGGGCAGCGCGACGCGGACGACGCCTGGGACCTGA
- a CDS encoding TonB-dependent receptor gives MRTMLACGVAFAALITPAAAFAQSTGSQAFDESTEIVVNGTKEKAVGGVEIPDSPKAKVLITSELIQRQRIGQSINEVLNLVPGVSFTNNDPWGSSGGSFTIRGFNSDRISQTFDGIPLNDSGNYAVYTNQQLDSELIENVNVNLGSTDVDSPTASAVGGTVNINSLKPSDTMGGLATASYGNIIAPGSGDRPYTRVFGMIQTGDITGHGTKAWFAASNLHNEPAFANYGGVQKSQFNAKLWQDIGSNGDFVSIAGHYNVNRNNYNGSPLTAAGFVDANGNINVDKSRRFYNIGYGTGAAAATGGAPCNTAAARPGLADLPNACGTSFERRYNPSNTGNARFNSRFTLAEGLIFSADAAYQISKANGGGVTTSVNGTTGAITGNAREGAYVLNGQSLYGFYGGGYYFGRDLNGDGDILDRVTLANPSQTKTKRYTAVANLSYELNDQNRVRLSYTFDRARHRQTGELDFIDAGGEPFDVFPVNEPIFDVNGNVVQKRDRKSFATLNQVAGEYRGQFLEEKLTVLLGVRAPFFKRELNQNCFTTASNGNVDCPSSGALAAYQAANPYVVNATTGVITGAAAPQQRNYKYDKLLPNIGATFHLTSTTSVAANYAKNISVPSTDTLYNAVYVPLSSDASQPAAETSDSYDLSLRYQRSIVQAGITGWYSKYVNRIVSAFNDDCQCSVDTNLGAVKKYGIDGSVSVRPIPQVLAYVFGSYIHSEIEDNVAGAGGTLVATAGKRERNTPKFMYGGRLQGSLGNLDVGGQVKYTGSRFLNDINTQKFGGYTVVDLDVRYSLASFGMPKTAIQLNLTNLFDKFYIGSFSGGLTTANSTNVNFGSPRAISGSLIVGF, from the coding sequence ATGCGTACCATGCTTGCTTGCGGCGTCGCGTTCGCCGCGCTCATCACTCCGGCAGCGGCTTTCGCCCAGTCGACCGGTTCGCAGGCGTTCGACGAGTCGACCGAGATCGTCGTCAACGGCACGAAGGAAAAGGCCGTAGGCGGTGTCGAGATTCCCGACTCGCCAAAGGCGAAGGTCCTGATCACCAGCGAGCTGATCCAGCGGCAGCGTATCGGACAGTCGATCAACGAAGTCCTCAACCTCGTCCCCGGTGTCAGCTTCACGAACAACGATCCCTGGGGTTCGTCGGGTGGCTCGTTCACGATCCGCGGCTTCAACTCGGATCGCATCTCGCAGACGTTCGACGGCATTCCGCTGAACGATTCGGGCAACTATGCGGTTTACACGAACCAGCAGCTCGACAGCGAGTTGATCGAGAACGTCAACGTCAACCTCGGTTCCACCGACGTCGACAGCCCGACCGCCTCGGCTGTCGGCGGCACCGTCAACATCAACTCGCTGAAGCCCAGCGACACGATGGGCGGGCTGGCGACCGCCTCGTACGGCAACATCATCGCACCGGGTTCGGGTGACCGCCCGTATACGCGCGTGTTCGGCATGATCCAGACCGGCGACATCACCGGCCACGGGACGAAGGCCTGGTTTGCCGCATCAAACCTGCATAACGAGCCCGCGTTCGCCAACTATGGTGGCGTTCAGAAGTCGCAGTTCAACGCCAAGCTCTGGCAGGACATCGGCAGCAACGGCGACTTCGTCTCGATCGCCGGTCACTACAACGTCAACCGTAACAACTATAACGGTTCACCACTGACCGCCGCTGGCTTCGTCGATGCGAACGGCAACATCAATGTCGACAAGAGTCGTCGTTTCTACAACATCGGTTATGGTACTGGTGCAGCCGCAGCCACTGGCGGCGCGCCGTGCAACACCGCCGCGGCCCGCCCGGGCCTTGCCGATCTGCCGAACGCCTGCGGCACGTCATTCGAGCGTCGCTACAACCCATCGAACACGGGCAACGCACGGTTCAACTCGCGCTTCACGCTGGCCGAAGGCCTGATCTTCTCGGCTGACGCCGCATACCAGATCAGCAAGGCCAATGGCGGCGGTGTCACGACCAGCGTCAACGGGACGACGGGTGCCATCACCGGCAATGCACGCGAAGGTGCGTATGTGCTGAACGGCCAGTCGCTCTACGGCTTCTACGGCGGCGGCTATTATTTCGGCCGCGACCTGAACGGCGATGGTGATATCCTCGACCGCGTCACCCTGGCAAATCCAAGCCAGACCAAGACGAAGCGCTACACCGCCGTTGCCAACCTGAGCTATGAACTGAACGACCAGAACCGTGTCCGCCTGTCGTACACGTTCGATCGCGCGAGGCATCGCCAGACGGGTGAACTGGACTTCATCGATGCCGGTGGCGAGCCGTTCGACGTGTTCCCGGTCAACGAGCCGATCTTCGACGTGAACGGCAACGTCGTACAAAAGCGCGACCGTAAGTCCTTTGCGACACTCAATCAGGTCGCAGGCGAATATCGCGGCCAGTTCCTCGAAGAGAAGCTGACCGTGCTGTTGGGCGTACGGGCGCCGTTCTTCAAACGCGAGCTGAACCAGAACTGCTTCACCACGGCGTCCAACGGCAACGTTGACTGCCCGTCGAGCGGGGCCTTGGCAGCGTACCAGGCGGCGAACCCGTATGTCGTCAATGCCACGACTGGCGTCATCACCGGCGCCGCCGCGCCGCAGCAGCGCAACTACAAGTACGACAAGCTGCTGCCGAACATCGGTGCGACCTTCCACCTGACGTCGACGACGAGCGTCGCCGCCAACTATGCCAAGAACATCTCGGTCCCGAGCACCGATACGCTGTACAACGCAGTGTATGTGCCCTTGAGCAGCGATGCCTCGCAGCCTGCGGCGGAAACGTCGGACAGCTACGACCTGAGCCTGCGGTACCAGCGCAGCATCGTACAGGCGGGCATCACCGGCTGGTATTCGAAGTACGTGAACCGCATCGTGTCGGCCTTCAACGACGATTGCCAGTGCAGCGTCGATACGAACCTGGGTGCCGTCAAGAAGTACGGCATCGACGGCAGCGTATCGGTCCGTCCAATCCCACAGGTCCTGGCCTATGTCTTTGGCTCGTACATTCACTCGGAAATCGAGGATAACGTTGCTGGCGCCGGCGGGACGCTGGTCGCTACGGCCGGCAAGCGCGAACGCAATACGCCGAAGTTCATGTACGGCGGACGCCTGCAGGGCTCGCTCGGCAACCTGGATGTCGGCGGTCAGGTCAAGTACACCGGTTCGCGCTTCCTGAACGACATCAACACCCAAAAGTTCGGCGGCTACACGGTCGTCGATCTGGACGTTCGCTACTCGCTGGCGTCGTTCGGCATGCCGAAGACCGCGATCCAGCTGAACCTGACGAACCTGTTCGACAAGTTCTACATCGGATCGTTCAGCGGTGGACTGACCACGGCGAACTCGACCAACGTGAACTTCGGTTCGCCGCGGGCGATCAGCGGGTCGCTCATCGTCGGGTTCTGA